The nucleotide sequence TAGGGTCCAGACCATGAGCGTTACCCGCATTATTGATTAGGATGTCTATTTCTGAAAATGTTTTTGGGAGATCTTCTATGTTCTGAAAGACAGAAGCCTTATCCCGAACGTCAAAATTTAGTGTGGTCACTTGGGTCTTATCTGAAAGCTCCTGAGAAAGTGAATCGAGTCGGGATTGTCGCCTTCCGCAGAGAATAATTTGAATACCGTTATTGGCAAAAACCCTTGCCGTCGCCCTTCCAATTCCTGAAGTGGCTCCGGTAATTAGCGCTGTTCTTTTTGTCATCGTTAAACTTTTTCTAAAAATAGAATTTCTTTAACATTATCTAAAGTTAAACGAGCGTTAATTGAAGCGTTAATCTGTGTTAATAAGAAAATAATTGAAAGTGGAGTGGGTTATGTTTGCCGTACAAACCTATAAAACAAAAATAATTATGAAAATGAAAAGAATCGCAAGTATTGCCTTTGCAGTATTGTTAGTCCTGGGATTTGTTGCATGTAGCAATGATGATTCCTCCGGGAATGTAGATGAAGGAACCGCGCGAATGTCGGTTAAACTCGTCGATGCACCGGGAGATTATGACAACGTATTTATTGATGTCCAAGATGTCGTTATTAAGTACAATGGAAGTGAAGATGAGGTATCCATTGGTGAAGTTAATGGAGGGGTATACGATCTGCTTACGTTAACAGGTGGTTTAAGTGTCGTCCTTGTGGATGATGAAATCCCTGTCGGATCGATTAGTCAGATACGCCTTATTCTTGGAGATAATAATACGGTGGTTGTCGATGGAGAAACGTATCCATTAGCTACCCCAAGTGCTCAACAGTCCGGGTTAAAACTTCAGGTAAATGAAACATTAGAAGCCGGAATATTCTATGAATTTATCCTCGATTTCGATGTGGAAGAGTCCATAGTTGTACAAGGGAATGGTAGCTATTCCTTAAAACCTGTAATTCGTGCATCAACCACAGCCGAAACAGGGTCTATAAGCGGAGCCGTTTTACCATTAGGTTTCCAGACACTGGTTACAGCCGATAACGGAATTACCCAAATTTCTTCATATGTGAATGCTTCGGGAGATTTTGTTTTAAGTGGTGTTCCTGAAGGAACCTACACGGTAACCGTTGAAGCCGAACCACTTGCGGGATTGAATGCTGCTGTCGTACAGAATGTAAATGTCACAGTAGGAGAGGTGACTACCTTAGGTACGATCGATCTGGAATTATAGCAATCGGCTAAATAAGGTCAACCAAAACTTAAAAAAGGAAGCGAACATCGCTTCCTTTTTTTGTTCGTTAAAGCTTGTTAAATCAGCTGTTAATCAATGTTAAGTCCTAAGGTGTATCCCACCAAATCGGGTATATTTAAAATAAAATTAATCATTATGAAAAATGTAATCACTTTAGCAGTATTAGCGCTTTTATTTATAGGGTTAAACGGATTTAATAAAGCCGAAGAAAAAGAAGGATATGACATCCCCGATCTTAAGATCGAGGTTTCCGATGAAAGCATCAAGACAGATGGTGCTATTTTAGGAAGTGTGATCGTGCCGGTAAATACCGAGGTATGCATTAATGTACATAACGACAAGACTTCAGTACGGGTTTATCCTAATGAACAAGGTGAATTCTTTATGAATGGCTTCGACCAGGATGTCTACGATATAGAAGTGATCGCTACTCAAAACAATAAAACGGAAAGCTATATCATTGAGGATATTGAAATACGTATTGGAGAAGTTACCGCTGTTGGTACCATCGATTTTTAGAAAAAATATTCAATCAAAATTATCAAGGGGAAAGTGTCACGCACTTTCCTTTTCTTATTTTAACCAATTCTTAACAGCATTTTAAGCAATAAATCTTCAATTTGCGTGGTTGTTAAAAACCCCGTACAGCTATAGTAAAAACAAGATATGGAACAAACAGATACCACTTTGGATATTGGAGCGTTAAACGAAAAAATTGAGAAAGAAAGTGCTTTTGTCGACATCCTTTCTTTGGAAATGAATAAGGTGATCATTGGTCAAAAACACATGATCGAAAGATTGCTTATTGGACTATTAGGACAAGGACATATATTGCTGGAAGGAGTGCCCGGTCTGGCAAAAACTCTTGCCATAAACACCTTGTCTAAAGCGGTTCACGGAACTTTCAGTAGAATACAATTTACCCCCGATCTTCTTCCTGCCGATGTTGTTGGAACCCTTATTTATAACATGAAGGTCAATGATTTCAGTATAAAGAAAGGACCTATTTTCGCCAACTTCGTGCTTGCCGACGAGATCAACAGAGCACCGGCTAAAGTACAATCGGCACTACTTGAGGCCATGCAGGAAAAGCAGGTGACCATTGGAGAAACCACCTTCGAACTGGATCGACCTTTTCTTGTAATGGCGACACAAAACCCAATAGAGCAGGAAGGAACTTATCCGCTACCGGAAGCTCAGGTTGACCGTTTTATGTTAAAAACGGTGATAAAATACCCTCAAATGGCCGAAGAACAACTAATAATTCGGCAGAATTTAAAGGATGGATATGAAAAAGTAAATGCTGTGGTTACCCTCGACCAGATAAAAAGAGCACAAGCTGCGGTTCGGGATGTGTATATGGATGAAAAGATCGAAAAGTACATACTCGATATTATTTTTGCCACGCGTACTCCGGAAAATTATCGTCTGGCCGATCTAAAACCTCTAATAAGTTTTGGTTCTTCTCCTCGGGGAAGTATCAACCTTGCCATGGCTTCAAAATGTTATGCATTTATAAAGCGAAGAGGATATGTAATTCCTGAAGATGTGCGTGCCGTAGTGCATGATGTCCTGCGCCACCGAATTGGCATCACCTATGAAGCTGAAGCCGAAAATGTAACTTCCGAAGATATCATTAATAAGATCGTAAACGAGATCGAAGTGCCTTAACAGTTAAAAGTTACAAGTTTAAAGTTAGCCAACCTATAACCTGAAACCTTTAACCATACACCCAAGTGGATACTAAAGAACTTCTTAAGAAAGTACGAAAGATCGAAATTAAAACGCGGCGTTTAAGCGACCATGTGTTTGGTGGAGAGTATCACAGTACCTTTAAAGGAAGGGGGATGACATTTAGTGAAGTTCGGGGGTATCAGTACGGCGATGATGTTCGGAATATAGACTGGAATGTAACGGCCCGTTATAATGAACCATTTATTAAGGTTTTTGAAGAAGAACGGGAGCTTACCCTAATGCTTATGGCCGATATAAGCGGAAGTGAATTCTTCGGAACCGACGCTCAGTTTAAAAATGAGATCATTACCGAAATTGCTGCTACACTTGCCTTTTCGGCGCTTCAGAATAATGATAAAATAGGATTGATCCTGTTTACAGACGAGATCGAATTGTTTATTCCTCCGAAAAAAGGGAAATCGCATGTGCTTCGAATTATCCGTGAATTGCTTGAATTTAAACCTCAAAGTAAAAAGACCGATATCGCACGAGCCCTGAAATACCTTACCAACGTAATGAAGAAGAAAGCGATTGTATTTGTGCTTTCAGATTTTATTACAGATGGGTATAAGGATACTCTAAAGATCGTTTCTGGTAAGCATGATGTAACCGGAATAAGAGTTTACGACCGTCGGGAGGAAGAGATCCCTAATCTGGGAATGGTGCAGATGATGGACGAAGAATCCGGAGAATTACTATTGGTTAATACAGGTGCTAAGGGAGTGAGAAATCAATACCATACCTACTACCGTGAACGGGTGGACTATTTTCTGGAGGCATTCCTAAAGAGCGGCGCCGGAGCATTAAGCTGCCGTGTGGATGAAAGTTATGTAAAGAAATTACTGGGATATTTTAAACGC is from Constantimarinum furrinae and encodes:
- a CDS encoding DUF4382 domain-containing protein translates to MKMKRIASIAFAVLLVLGFVACSNDDSSGNVDEGTARMSVKLVDAPGDYDNVFIDVQDVVIKYNGSEDEVSIGEVNGGVYDLLTLTGGLSVVLVDDEIPVGSISQIRLILGDNNTVVVDGETYPLATPSAQQSGLKLQVNETLEAGIFYEFILDFDVEESIVVQGNGSYSLKPVIRASTTAETGSISGAVLPLGFQTLVTADNGITQISSYVNASGDFVLSGVPEGTYTVTVEAEPLAGLNAAVVQNVNVTVGEVTTLGTIDLEL
- a CDS encoding AAA family ATPase, coding for MEQTDTTLDIGALNEKIEKESAFVDILSLEMNKVIIGQKHMIERLLIGLLGQGHILLEGVPGLAKTLAINTLSKAVHGTFSRIQFTPDLLPADVVGTLIYNMKVNDFSIKKGPIFANFVLADEINRAPAKVQSALLEAMQEKQVTIGETTFELDRPFLVMATQNPIEQEGTYPLPEAQVDRFMLKTVIKYPQMAEEQLIIRQNLKDGYEKVNAVVTLDQIKRAQAAVRDVYMDEKIEKYILDIIFATRTPENYRLADLKPLISFGSSPRGSINLAMASKCYAFIKRRGYVIPEDVRAVVHDVLRHRIGITYEAEAENVTSEDIINKIVNEIEVP
- a CDS encoding DUF58 domain-containing protein → MDTKELLKKVRKIEIKTRRLSDHVFGGEYHSTFKGRGMTFSEVRGYQYGDDVRNIDWNVTARYNEPFIKVFEEERELTLMLMADISGSEFFGTDAQFKNEIITEIAATLAFSALQNNDKIGLILFTDEIELFIPPKKGKSHVLRIIRELLEFKPQSKKTDIARALKYLTNVMKKKAIVFVLSDFITDGYKDTLKIVSGKHDVTGIRVYDRREEEIPNLGMVQMMDEESGELLLVNTGAKGVRNQYHTYYRERVDYFLEAFLKSGAGALSCRVDESYVKKLLGYFKRRG